Genomic window (Anaerolineae bacterium):
TAGCGCTCGATCATAGCCCGCGCGTAGTCGGACTGGGTCTCGCGATAGCGGCGCTGAAGGTTATTGATGACCCCCTCGAAGGTGGTCTCGTAGTAGCGCTCATCGCCGCGCCGATTGCGGTAGTGGACGCGGATGGTCTCGCCCGGCCGGCCGCCGTACAGCAGACGATGAATCTGCTTCGGGGACAGCTCCGACACCGGCACGTTCATCGGGATGCCGTAATATTCGCAGGCCGCCCGCAGAAGCTGATAGTAATAGCCATCGCCGTTGTCATCGTAGCGATGCCAGGGTCGGATGGCCCCCTGCGCCAGGGTCAGGGACTTATCCGGGATGATCAGGTCCGGGTCGAACTCAAGCTGGCTCCCCAAGCCGTCACACGTCGGGCATGCGCCGTAGGGCGTGTTGAACGAGAAAGTGCGCGGCTCAATCTCCGGGAGGGAGATGCCGCAGTGCACGCAGGAGAAGTGCTCGGAAAAGAGCATATCCTCCATTTTGCCGTCTTCGGTCAGCCGGCTGATGATGACCAGGCCCCCACCCAGCTTCAGCGCCGTTTCGACCGAGTCAGTGATGCGGGTGGTGTAGTCAGAAGCCTCGTCGGGATCCATGCCCGCCGGCGAGCGCACCACCAGCCGGTCCACCATGGCCTCGATGGAGTGCTGTTTGTAGCGGTCCAGCTCGATGTCCTCGTCCACCTCCCGGATCTCGCCGTCGACACGCACGCGCACATAGCCGGCCTTGCGGATATCCTCGAAGACGCGTCGGTGCTCGCCCTTGCGGTCGCGCACCAGCGGCGCCAGCACCATGACGCGCGTGCCCTCCGGCAGTTCCAGCACCGCATCCACGATTTGCTGGACGGTCTGTTGGGTGATGGGCCGGCCGCACTGCGGGCAGTGCGGCGTGCCCACGCGGGCAAACAGCAGGCGCAGGTAATCGTATATCTCCGTGACCGTCCCCACGGTGGAGCGCGGGTTATGAGAGACGCCCTTCTGGTCGATGGAGATGGCCGGCGACAGCCCCTCGATCTGGTCCACGTCCGGCTTTTCCATCAGGCCCAGGAATTGGCGCGCGTAGGCGGAGAGGGACTCCACATAGCGGCGCTGTCCCTCGGCGTATATGGTGTCGAAGGCCAGGCTGGACTTGCCCGAACCCGACAACCCGGTGATAACCACCAGCTTGTCACGCGGGATTTCCACGTCGATATTTTTCAGATTGTGTTCGCGGGCGCCGCGCACGATCAATTTATCCAGAGCCATTTCCCTTCACTACCTCACCGTTGTTCCCCAACACGCATACCCCATCATCTTCCCAGACCGTGTTAAAGTCCAACATTTCATTGTATGGCATATAGGCAATTCTGTCAATTGCGGCTTCAAAAGCTTTGATTCACCCTCTTGACAAAGACGCCGTGTCCGGTTATAATGATACCATAATAGTATCATTTCCTCGGCAAATAGGATGATGGTCAAGCGAGAGACAGACTACGCCATCCGCACCGTGCTGTACCTGGCCATGCAGCCGGCCGGCACCCACACCACCGCTCGCGCGCTGGCCCGGGAGAAGCTCATTCCGCACGCCCTGGCGCGGCGGATCGTCTCCAGGTTGACGGCCGCCGGCATCCTCCACAGCGCGCGCGGCCCCAGCGGTGGCATCGCGCTGGCCCGCCCGCCGGCCGAAATCACCCTCCTGCAGGTCATGCAGGCCGTGGACGGAGCGCCGGTTGTCAGCCCCTGCGTCGTGGAGCCGGCCTCCTGCCCCCTCATGCCAGAATGCCCCGTCCATGAGGTCTGGGTGGATCTTCAGCGTTCCCTTGAGACGACGCTGGAGCACATCACCTTCGCCCAGCTTGCACAGCGCGGGCTGTCATTGAGTCAACTCCCGGACCCGATATTCCGCTGTCCGGAGTCATCCTAAATCCATCTACAGGAGGTGTCCTATGCGCAAGATGACCAAAGCCAATCTGGAAGCCGCCTTTGCCGGCGAGAGCCAGGCCCACATGAAGTATCTCATCTTCGCCGACGAGGCCGAGAAAGAGGGATTCCCCAAGGTAGCGCGCCTCTTCCGCGCCATCGCCTTTGCCGAACAGGTGCATGCCACCAATCACCTGCGCGCGCTGGGCGCCGTGGGTGAGTCGCCGGCCAACCTGCAGGTCGCCATCGACGGCGAGACCTTCGAGGTCGAGGAAATGTACCCGGCCTATAAGGCGGTGGCCGAACTGCAGGAGGAGAAGGGTGCCAATCGCTCCACGCATTACGCGCTGGAAGCGGAAAAGGTGCACGCCGGCATGTACCAGAAGGCGCGTCAATCGGTCCTGGCCGGCAAGGATGTCGAGGTCGGCGACATCTACATCTGCGAGGTCTGCGGTTGGACCGTCGAGGGCGAGGCGCCGGACCGCTGTCCCATCTGCGGCGCCACCCGCGAGAAATTCCGCAAGTTCTAAGTACCATACGGGGGAGCCGGCAGGAGAAATGCCGGCTCCCCCGTCCACACCCCCGCGTGTACAACAGGAGGGAAATGACAAATGGACCCTGTGCTCCTGGCGCGCATCCAGTTCGGGTTGACCGCCGCCTTCCACTTTCTGTATCCCCCCGTCACCATTGGTCTGGCATGGCTCATCGTCTATATCGGCTGGCGCTATCTGCGCACCGCTGACCCCGCATACGAAAGGATGGCGGCGTTCTGGATCAAGCTCTTTGCCATGCTCTTCGCCGTCGGGGTGGCCACCGGCATCACCATGGAGTTCCAGTTCGGCACCAATTGGTCTACCTATTCCCGTTTTGTGGGGGATATTTTCGGTTCGCCGCTGGCGGCGGAAGGCGTGTTCGCCTTTTTCCTCGAGTCCACCTTCCTGGGGGTGCTAATTTTCGGCCGCCGGCGCGTATCCCGCGGTTTTTACTGGTTCTCATCCCTGATGGTCGCCATCGGCTCCACCCTTTCCGCCTTCTGGATCATCGTCGCCAATTCCTGGCAGCAGACCCCGACAGCCTACCGCATTGTCGGGGAAGAGGTCTTCCGTCGGGCGGAGCTGACCGATTTCCTGGCAGCCGTCTTTAACCCCTCCACCCTGCCCCGCTACACGCATACCGTGGTGGCATCGCTGTTGACCGGCGCGTTCTTCATGGCCGGCATCAGCGCCTGGTACCTGCTGAAGAGCCGGCATCAGGAGTTTGCCCGCCGCTCGCTCCAGATCGGCCTGGTCGCCGCGGCAGTCGCTTCCCTGCTCATCCTGGTCACCGGACATTTCCATTCCGTGCAGGTGGCTCTGACCCAGCCGGCGAAAATGGCGGCATTTGAAGGGCTGTTCCGCACCGAAAGCGGTGCGGATCTTATCCTCTGGGGCTTTCCCGATACGGCCAACCAGACGGTGCGTCTCAAGATCGCCCTGCCGGGGCTCCTCAGCTTCCTGATCCACTTCGACCCCAAGGCGACGGTGGCCGGCCTGGACCAGATCGCTCGCGAGAACTGGCCGCCGGTGGAGCTGGCCTTCTACCCCTATCATCTGATGGTCCTGCTGGGTGGATGGTTCATCCTCATCTCCTGGCTGGGGCTACTGTTGGGCAGCCGGCGCTTCACCTCTCGCCCCTACCTGTGGGCCGTGCTCCTGTCCCTTCCCCTGCCCTGGCTCTCCCTGGAGCTGGGCTGGATGGCGGCGGAGCTGGGCCGGCAGCCCTGGGCGGTCTACGGTTTACTGCGCACGCGCGATGCCGTCTCTGTGGTAGTGCCGGCGGAACAGGTGCTGGCGACCATCATCCTCTTTGTGCTGATCTATTCGCTACTGCTCGCCCTGCTCATTTTCCTGCTGACGAGGGAGATCGCGCGCGGCCCCGAGCCTTTGGCCGCGGTGCCGGCGCAGGAGGTGGTACGATGAGCCATGCCCTGTTGCAGAATATCTGGTTCGTCCTTATCGGGGTCCTGCTCACCGGCTATGCCATTTTGGACGGGTTTGACCTGGGCGCCGGCGTTCTACTGCCGCTGGTAGCCCGCAGTGACCGCGAGCGCCGGCTGGTCTTCCAGGCCATCGGCCCCTTCTGGGATGGCAACGAGGTATGGCTCCTGACCGGGGGCGGGGCCTTGTTCGCCGCCTTCCCGCACGTCTACGCCACGGTGTTCAGCGGCTTTTACCTGGCGTTGATGCTGGTGCTCTTCGCCCTGATCATGCGCGCCGTGTCCTTTGAGTTCCGCAGTCGGGTGGAAAACCCGCGCTGGCGGGCCGTGTGGGACGGCGTATTGTGCGCCGGCAGTTTGGTGCCGGCGCTCCTGCTGGGGGTGGCTGTCGGGAACATCCTGCGCGGCGTCCCTCTCACCCCCGAAATGGAATACGCCGGCACCTTTTTCACCCTGCTCAATCCCTTCTCCCTGCTGGTGGGCTTGACCGGGCTGTCCATGTTCGTCACCCACGGCGCCATCTACCTGATGAACAAGACCAACGGCGCGCTGGCCGAGCGGGCCGGCCGGTGGGCCTCCCGGGGCTGGATCGCCCTGCTGATCCTGACCATTGCCACCGGCGCCGCCGCCTGGTTCGATACGCCGGCGCGCTTCCAGGGCAAGCCGGCGCTCATATGGGCACTGCCGGCGGCAGTGCTGGCCCTGATGGCCTGGACCCGTATCCTCTTGGCCCAGGGCAAGCCAGGGCGGGCCTTCCTGGCCTCTTCCCTGACGATTGCGGGATTAATGGCGCTCTTCGGGGCCGCATGCTATCCCTACCTCCTGCCGGCGCGCAACGTCGTGGACATCGCCGGCTATCAGGGGTTGAGCATCTATAACGCTTCCGCCTCGCCGCTGACCTTGCTGACCATGTTGATCATCGCCCTCATCGGCGTGCCCATCATGCTGGTGTATACCGCTTATATCTACCACGTTTTTCGCGGCAAGGTGGTGCTCGAAGAGGAAGGCTATTGATCCCACAAGGTGACGGTCACCTGGAAAGGTGATTGTCACCTACCTTCCGACATAAGGTGACGGTCACCTGACAGGTGACCGTCACCTCGTTCCTATCATCTCCCCTTTGCGTTTTGGCCCGAAAGGTGTACAATGCAGGCGAGCCGTTGGCCGGCAAGGAGCAGTCCCATGATCATCAAGATCGCGCCTTCCATCCTTTCCGCGGACTTCGCCCGCCTGGGAGAACAGGTGGCGGAGGCGGAAGCTGCCGGCGCCGATTATATCCACGTCGACGTCATGGACGGGCACTTCGTCCCCAACCTGACCATCGGCCCGGTGGTGGTGCAGGCCCTGCGCCGGGTGACCCGTCTGCCCTTGGACGTCCACCTTATGGTGGAGAAGCCGGAATCCCTGCTGGAGGCGTTCGCACAGGCCGGCGCGGACATCCTGACGGTGCACGTCGAGACCTGTCCTCATCTGCACCGCACGCTCCAGCAGATCCACAGCCTGGGCGTGCGGGCCGGCGTCAGCCTGAACCCCTCCACCCCGCTGGTGACGCTAGAGGAAATCCTGGGGGACGTGGACCTGGTGCTGGTGATGTCGGTGAACCCGGGCTTCGGCGGGCAGAGCTTTATCGAGCGCTCTGTGAGCAGGATCCGCCGGCTGCGCCAGATGATGACCGAACAACGCGCGCGGGCGGAGCTGTCGGTGGACGGGGGGATACATCCGGGGACCGCTGAGCAGGTGGTGCGGGCGGGGGCGAATGTGCTGGTGGCCGGCTCCTTCATCTTCAGCGACCCGGAGGGCATCGCGGCGGCCATCCGCCGTCTGAGGACCAGCGCGGAACGCGCACTGATCGCGCGTTCTGTGTAACCATAGGCAGGGAGGAAAAACAAAAGCCGACAGCAGGCGCTATCGGCTTTCACCGGGTGCAGGGTACAAACCCGCTCATTCTTTGGATTTGCTGAGCGTCTTCAAACACTTGGTGCAGATGCGCAGAGTGCGCTCGACTCCGTTGATCACAACTGTAGCCTTCTGCACGTTCGGCTGCCACATGCGCTTGGTGCGAACGTTCGAGTGGCTGACGTTGTGACCAAACTGGGGACCCTTCCCACACAGCTCACACTTGGCCACCGTACATCACCCCTTTCCTGCGAGATTGGCAAGCGCTGGGCGGCTTCTTCCGTCTTCAGCGCAACACAATTATCATACCATACCATGCAGATTTGCGCAACTTTGGGGACTTATCGTATCATGTACGCTTGCAGTGAGAGGCAGACGCGTGGGCCGGCGGCCGGCGTTCGGGGAGCGCGCCGCAGTCCCACCCATGAAGAATCCGCAGGAGCATAGTATG
Coding sequences:
- a CDS encoding Rrf2 family transcriptional regulator is translated as MVKRETDYAIRTVLYLAMQPAGTHTTARALAREKLIPHALARRIVSRLTAAGILHSARGPSGGIALARPPAEITLLQVMQAVDGAPVVSPCVVEPASCPLMPECPVHEVWVDLQRSLETTLEHITFAQLAQRGLSLSQLPDPIFRCPESS
- a CDS encoding rubrerythrin family protein; the protein is MRKMTKANLEAAFAGESQAHMKYLIFADEAEKEGFPKVARLFRAIAFAEQVHATNHLRALGAVGESPANLQVAIDGETFEVEEMYPAYKAVAELQEEKGANRSTHYALEAEKVHAGMYQKARQSVLAGKDVEVGDIYICEVCGWTVEGEAPDRCPICGATREKFRKF
- a CDS encoding cytochrome ubiquinol oxidase subunit I — encoded protein: MDPVLLARIQFGLTAAFHFLYPPVTIGLAWLIVYIGWRYLRTADPAYERMAAFWIKLFAMLFAVGVATGITMEFQFGTNWSTYSRFVGDIFGSPLAAEGVFAFFLESTFLGVLIFGRRRVSRGFYWFSSLMVAIGSTLSAFWIIVANSWQQTPTAYRIVGEEVFRRAELTDFLAAVFNPSTLPRYTHTVVASLLTGAFFMAGISAWYLLKSRHQEFARRSLQIGLVAAAVASLLILVTGHFHSVQVALTQPAKMAAFEGLFRTESGADLILWGFPDTANQTVRLKIALPGLLSFLIHFDPKATVAGLDQIARENWPPVELAFYPYHLMVLLGGWFILISWLGLLLGSRRFTSRPYLWAVLLSLPLPWLSLELGWMAAELGRQPWAVYGLLRTRDAVSVVVPAEQVLATIILFVLIYSLLLALLIFLLTREIARGPEPLAAVPAQEVVR
- the cydB gene encoding cytochrome d ubiquinol oxidase subunit II — translated: MSHALLQNIWFVLIGVLLTGYAILDGFDLGAGVLLPLVARSDRERRLVFQAIGPFWDGNEVWLLTGGGALFAAFPHVYATVFSGFYLALMLVLFALIMRAVSFEFRSRVENPRWRAVWDGVLCAGSLVPALLLGVAVGNILRGVPLTPEMEYAGTFFTLLNPFSLLVGLTGLSMFVTHGAIYLMNKTNGALAERAGRWASRGWIALLILTIATGAAAWFDTPARFQGKPALIWALPAAVLALMAWTRILLAQGKPGRAFLASSLTIAGLMALFGAACYPYLLPARNVVDIAGYQGLSIYNASASPLTLLTMLIIALIGVPIMLVYTAYIYHVFRGKVVLEEEGY
- a CDS encoding ribulose-phosphate 3-epimerase, whose product is MIKIAPSILSADFARLGEQVAEAEAAGADYIHVDVMDGHFVPNLTIGPVVVQALRRVTRLPLDVHLMVEKPESLLEAFAQAGADILTVHVETCPHLHRTLQQIHSLGVRAGVSLNPSTPLVTLEEILGDVDLVLVMSVNPGFGGQSFIERSVSRIRRLRQMMTEQRARAELSVDGGIHPGTAEQVVRAGANVLVAGSFIFSDPEGIAAAIRRLRTSAERALIARSV
- a CDS encoding 50S ribosomal protein L28 translates to MAKCELCGKGPQFGHNVSHSNVRTKRMWQPNVQKATVVINGVERTLRICTKCLKTLSKSKE